The genomic segment AGTATCTCCGGTACCTCCTGCGCCCCATGGCAGGTTGCACAACGTTCGTTTGTGTGGCAGGTTACGCACTTGAATCGAAACATCTCAACATGTTGATCATGCCGATAACTTACCCTTGGACCGTCTGCCTTGGGAGTTGCATAATGCACAACCCGAGGGTATTTAATCCGCGATTTAGTTGAATCAATAATGGTGAGTACAACAGGTTTTTCCTCACCCTGCTTGACATGGCAGGTACCACAAACATTGGACACACTCCATCCGCGATGGCAATTCAGACACTTGCGATGATAGGCAGCATTCAGGGAGGGTATTCCATTATTCAGGTCGTCTGGGTCATTGGTATGGCAATCTGCACAAGGGTCATAAATCTCATCCGCAGCATAATGATGGCAGGTAACACAGCCCTCCCCCATTGCTGACATATGTGCATGATCGCGATGGGGAAAATTTACTGGCTGAAAGATATTCTTCAAGGATTCCAGAGAAACATTTTCAGGAATTTCTGGGAAAGAATCCCCATCCGCAGCCATGAGATCCTGGGATGGAAGCAATAAACCAATTCCCATAATACAACCGACTATCAATGATTTTATCATCTGGAGTGTTCCATTATAAATATTAAGGATACCTATGCGCAATCTTAGCAGAACGATCCTTAAAATCAAATGGTTTAAATGTTGGTGATTTGTCATTATGACAACCCAGACAGGTTTTTTCATCAGGTTTGACCAACCCGAGAGTGGCACCATCAAGTGTGCCCTCATGGATGGCAAGCATATCCTTTTTCCCCTTGTATAAACTACCAGCTCCATGACAGGATTCGCAGCCTACCGACTTCAGGGCATTGTTTTTGGAAACAGCCTTTTTGTCCGTTTCATCTACAGTGAGCTGGTAACCCGAAGGAGTTCCCCAGCCTGTCACATGACACTGCAAACACTCTCCTGCAACATCTGGTGTGGTTTTCAATCCCCTCTTTTTTGCAATGGCTTTGGCCTCGTCAGTGAGCAATATATCGAAAGTGTTGGCGTGTCCTGTTGTTTCCCATTTGGTATATTGGGCGCCCTTTTCAGCCTTATTGTGACACATTTTACATTTTTTATTACCAATAAATTCTGGTTTGGCATCCTGGGCAAAAATGACACTTCCCATCAATAAAAATACTATGCTTGGAATGAGTCGCATTGGATCTCCTTTCACACTGGTTGATGTCTATCTAATTAAGACGTTTTATTTTTATCAATCTGTTTAATCTTCAGGAAAACAGCTAAGGCGAGGAGGACAAATGCCAGAGTAGAGATACCAAAGCCCAATCGACGCTGATTAAATTCACTTATTTCCAGACTGGCCAATGCCAGAGCCTTAGCTGACAATTCTTTTCCCTCTCCAGCCTTTTCGGTGATTTGAATAGGATCGAATGTGTGGACCATGGTTCGGAGCTGTATCAGGTTCTGCCTCGAATCCTTAAGTATGTATTGGATGTCCACATCGTTCATCCCTTTAATCTGAATATCTTTCAAACGGAGCAGGGCAGATTGATAGAGGCTGTCGGTCTGTCTAATCTGCATATACATGGATTCTGCCGCCATATATCCCTCATCACCATCGCTATGACACTCCAGACATAGGGATGACTCATTGACATTTAATAACTCATCAGTGGGCGCAGAGATTAAATGATTCCCATGACATTGCTCACAGCTATGATATTCAACTGATTCGGATAATTGTCCCATGACGGAAGTTTTGAAGTATTCCATGTTATTCAGGTGGCAGGATCCGCAAATATGACTTATGGATTCTGCACCTGGAGGAGCAGCTCCGTGATTTCCATGACAATCGTTGCACGCTGGAGATCCAGCATCACTTCTCTCGATGAGGGCTTTTCCATGGACGCTTGCAGCATAGTCTTCATACTGTCCTGTTCCATGCGATGTGGACGCCATCAGGTCGGCATCCCCGTGGCACTGATTGCATGTTTGTGGAATATTGAAGGCATGGACGCTGGACCGAGTGTCTTTGGCTGGCAAGATACCATGCGCTGTGTGGCAGCTACTGCACATGGCGACCTTTTTATCACCGCTGAGTAGTTTTTTGCCATGGGTGCTGGTATAATATTGATCTACCTGATCCGTGGGAATACGGGGCTGGAAAACCCTCATATATTCAATTTTACTGTGACACCTCCCACAAAAAGCGGGCATTTCTTGTCGCGAGGGAATGCCAATATATCCAGAATCTGGTGACATGGATTCATCCATATCTTCTGCCTGAGAATCTCCACCGTGGCACCCGGCGCATGAGATTTCCGCATGCTGGTGGACATCTTCCTTGTGGAAATCACCGGGCATGATATCATTCTCCATATGACAGTCCAGGCAGGTATTCACTTGTGATTCGGCTAAAAGGTCAGCTGGTCCCAGCAGGGCAATTCCGGCGAAAATTATAAGGCATTGCTTAAATGTTATTGATCGCTTCATATCATGCTCGCTTATAAATATCCGATGATCGTCAAGACCACCATGTAGGTAATAGTGATTATACCAAGTATCGTTATCCATTTTGAATCAACAATTTGCTTCCCTCTAA from the Candidatus Neomarinimicrobiota bacterium genome contains:
- a CDS encoding cytochrome c3 family protein, with product MKRSITFKQCLIIFAGIALLGPADLLAESQVNTCLDCHMENDIMPGDFHKEDVHQHAEISCAGCHGGDSQAEDMDESMSPDSGYIGIPSRQEMPAFCGRCHSKIEYMRVFQPRIPTDQVDQYYTSTHGKKLLSGDKKVAMCSSCHTAHGILPAKDTRSSVHAFNIPQTCNQCHGDADLMASTSHGTGQYEDYAASVHGKALIERSDAGSPACNDCHGNHGAAPPGAESISHICGSCHLNNMEYFKTSVMGQLSESVEYHSCEQCHGNHLISAPTDELLNVNESSLCLECHSDGDEGYMAAESMYMQIRQTDSLYQSALLRLKDIQIKGMNDVDIQYILKDSRQNLIQLRTMVHTFDPIQITEKAGEGKELSAKALALASLEISEFNQRRLGFGISTLAFVLLALAVFLKIKQIDKNKTS
- a CDS encoding cytochrome c family protein, whose amino-acid sequence is MRLIPSIVFLLMGSVIFAQDAKPEFIGNKKCKMCHNKAEKGAQYTKWETTGHANTFDILLTDEAKAIAKKRGLKTTPDVAGECLQCHVTGWGTPSGYQLTVDETDKKAVSKNNALKSVGCESCHGAGSLYKGKKDMLAIHEGTLDGATLGLVKPDEKTCLGCHNDKSPTFKPFDFKDRSAKIAHRYP